The genome window AAAGGCTGGAGTCAAGATTGCATGCAAGTATTAGATGTACACGGtttaaatacttgaattaaggTACGCTGCATGTGTGAAAATCAGAAAACCAAAATAGCTACAGCTGGTGATGAAATGGTAAGTCCAGGAAAGATGGTAGGCTGTTAGAAAAATACTACTGCAAGAGGGTGTGAAAGGAAGACAAAGGCAATGTGAAATCTGCATGTGTTATTAATTATGATAAATGAGAGTCAAGGAAACCTGGTATATGTACTGCTGCGTAGCTCCTCAAAATAGGGCTGGTCACAGgctaatattaattataagcaTATGTAAGCAGTGATGCATCTATTTCTATTTGTAGTCTATAAATAAGACTTCTATTTGTATTGTAAAAGGTACCGAGTGAGTGAAAATAGAAACCCAGCAGCAGAGAGAAATTGTAAGAGCTGAAGCTCTAGTTTTTTTAAAGAAAGGCTGTAGCCTTGTGTTGTAATAGAAAAAAGCTGTAGCTTTGTGTGTATTAAAAACAAAACCCAGTTGCTATTAAACAGTTGTGTGTTTAAACTATATAAAGTTTTTGGTTGTATTTTCATAAAGCCCATACACGTTTCCAACAGTAATTTGATGCTTCTGTGCCAAAATTTCCACTTGTGTTTAGCTTGGATATTATCGATTTCTATTCTAATTCGTACCTATAATGAATCAGGAGGATATAATTAGATACTTAACTAACTTGCATATAAAAATACTCCATGGTGATATCAGTTACTTAAGAGAAAAGTATCaacttcaaataaaaattttactaTTATTTGCTAAATTTGACTAGTGATAACGTACCTGGTCGTCGGTGACGTTCTTACTGAAATATAACATGTCTACAGGAGTCCACCCATCATTGTTTGTTGCATTTTTATCAATGCTGACACTTTTAATGAATTCAGGTACATAACAACCCTCACGGATAATTAGTATATGAAGAGGTGTATTTCCATGGATGTCTTTCTGATTCAATATATCGATATTTTCCACGGAGCTAGTTTCACAGAACCTCAATATATACTTTatcatttgtttgttttttccaGACGCCATAAAGTGCAGTATATTTTGACCATTAAAATTAACATCTGCGCTGACCGATTTTGACCCTATTACATGGCTGAACATATATAGTTGTACCGTAGAAAGATGTCCTTGTTCTACTGCCACAAAAAATGGTGGAGGTATGTTTTCTCTGGGCACAAACTGGTATCCTGCTACCTCGTCTTGCTTATCTAGCATCTCAAGGATTATTTCATCAAATCCGTAATAAGCGGCGTAATGAAGTGGTGTCCACCCTCTGTGGTCTTCCCATGTTACTAGATGGCGGTTACGGCGTAAAAGAACAAGTGCAGTGtctgaaaaagaaaacaacGATGAATTGCATATCTTATGTCCCTGATAATCCAACAGGTATTCAAGCACATTGCATATATACCTGCATCACGCCCTATAATAGCAGCATGCAAAGTGGTCTGACCCCAATGACCAATTTCATTTCTGGCTTCATAAGTTTCACAGACTAGTTTGACAATGTCTTTATACCTCTTTTCGGCCGCTATGTAAGCTAAAGACTTGAGATCACTGTTTTTATTTGAACGCTTGTGGTGATATTCCGGATCTTCCTTCAGTATCAGCTCCACCGCATCCTTGTTATTTCCCATCACTGCCAGTTGCAAGACATTGTGGCCATCCTGGTCAGTGATATAAAACAAGGCTTCAAAGCTGTTATATGGTGCATCCTCATGACAAGCTGAACGTTTGGCTGCTTTCCAAAGTTCCTTGGCAGTGGACAGATGCTTATATTTTTCTGCACATGATTAcacaaactaaaactaaaacatCTATAactatcatttatatatatatattgtatatgaaTTATATTCATTTCCTAATTTGTAAAGAATATAACTTCtgtaaaatatgaatttcaatattctaaaattatatttattgttttatgaTTTAAAGACAAAATCTCATCCTAATAAATGTAGCAATAAATgtaatttattgtatattagcACGAAGATTTActtaataatatgtatatgcgCTTTTgaatctgttttaaaaaatttaagtactataacctaatatttttgttgtaatatctcaataaataaaatactattgacttgatttttggtatataactacgacgagtacttaatttacgatccgtacagttggatcgcctaaaaaacaaatttatttttttataaaaaaataaccctacgtctatatttatgaataacataatattttcgttataatatctcaaaaaataaaatcctattaacttgatttttggtatataactacgatgagtacttaatttacgatccgtacggttcGATCACCTAAAAAGCAAATTGATATTTCGGAAGTATAAAACCTAGgataatttctaataaaatcCAAACCCTGAACTCTGACATTCACTGCAATGCATGATTCGTAATAGAATAtcatctttataattttttttatttttcttcttttgctatCATGATTAGTACCTTAAATTAGACCATAGCAAAAATATTCTACATTTTTTCTattgtttgaataattaatttgaaattagttagttggtatttatattttgttatggaaataaaataaatttaaaaatcaaatattaagtgatgaataattttttattaatttattaactaacTAAAGCTAGTttcaatgttttaatttttttttaatagtttacttagctgaataatttttttgtttttctcacaggtcaaaaccgaccgcaagGGTTTTAAATTGGTCGAAAATGACAGAACGaaatggtcggttttctgcacttGAGTATGTGGTCGGAAATAAGTTAAATTTGGTCAGTTTTctttgttaaaattatgagtttggtcggaaatgtgttgcatctggtcggttttctgtgtttaaaattatgagtttggtcaGAAATATCTTgaatgtggtcggttttctggatgTACAATGTTCTtcgtttttttttaatagtttacttagtcgaatagaatttattgtttttctaagaagtcaaaaccgaccgcccggGTTTTAATTCGGTCGGAAACGAAGCaggtcatttccgaccgtcGTTGGTCGGAAATAAGCAGGGCTCCACCGCGTCCCCACTCAGCAAATCACAAGCCGACAACAAGTTAAAAGCTGaccaattattttaaaccagTGTAGGCGATCAGAAATGACCAtaggcggtcggaaatgtggCGGTCGGTTTTAGCGACGTGGCGTCCATGTCAGCTGAAGAACGTGGTGAGCGGGACCCACGCcccttataaccgaccgattttgtGCGGTCGGTAATGGCGGTCGTAAATGACTATGTGGGTGTAGCCCAGTTTTGCTGCAATGTAGATGGGAGTTTCATAGTTACAGTTTTGAATATGTCTATCCCTCGGATCTGGCTCCACTATCAGCTTAACAATACCATGTGATGATTGCTGACTGCTAGGTGCAAAGCAGTGCTCATCTTCTCATCAGCTCGCCTAATAAAATCTTCAACTGGATCATGTATATCATCATCACCAAGCGGAGAAGACAAAGCTCTGGCTGCATCAATCAGGAGCTCGACCACTTCAGTGTGTCCATGATCTGCGGCCAGGTGAAGCGCAGTTTGTTTAAACGTATCCAGcttgaccaaaaaaaaatatgttcaaACATTTTCATAATGCTTCGCACGCGTTCTGGATGACCATACATGGATTCGACGTGAAGGATAGTTCTATCGTGTTGGCTGAGgtgatcagctttcttctctaatTCGGCTATGGCTTCGGCATCTCCAGCCAAGGCATCGGCATACAAAGTATCAAGATCCATAACAATATATGATTCTACTCGGGAAACGTAATGCAAGCAAACAATGCGGCAGCTATGCTAACTCGAGATACTTCTTTATGTAGTCATGTCTGTGAAGGTTTGCTACTCAAGTGGACAACACGGCAGGGCTACTAAAATAATATCAGATCCCCTTAATACGGTAGTCGCATTGTAACGTGCAAAATAGTTTTGGGaggtttgggtgagtttaaaataagtacttcttaattaagtaaaaaattgaaatagaagttggaagcaagttaaaaatgattaaattatttggaaaagaagtagaaaagAAAAGCTAGTATCGTAACTTCTAACAAttacttctgctttttttctAAGAAAAGTAGCAATATTACCATGTCGGTATAGCAAATGATAcattcttcttgttttttttttctgcaaAATGCAAATGGAATATTGATCAGTTTCACCGTTTACTAGCAGAGACCCTCAACACCTTAGAGAGAGGATGTACATGAGGGCGGCGTCGAATAGGATGAAAATCTTAGCCCAACTTCTCGCAAGCAAGGTCCACTCAAATCGGAGCTCAAAATGACTTGCCAATGTAGCGCTAGCTAAAACCCACAATATAATGTTCCAACAATTAGAGAGGTCATGAGATATCGGCAGAATTTCATCCCTTTGCATGTATTGGTACTCTTCACCCTGCTTATTTTGCTGCTTCTTTTTGAGAACCAACAAGACTCATATGTTAACCAGTACAGAAACGGCCTATAGCGTCGGTCAAAAACATACTTTTAGCGTCGGTCAAGTGGCGTAGTATATGCAGGCGACACTAAAGGTATGGACCTGTTACATCGGTTGTTTAGGCGACGCTTAAAATAGTCATAAGCAATGATGTAGAACATCATTGCGATAACAGAAATAATATTGAGCGCAGTTGATGTGGCATTGAGTTTTGATACTCGGCGTGGATCATCATACATTGCTGCAATGAAGTAGAGAAATAAATAACAAGTTGAGAGCACCAAAGCTAAAGCATCTGATACCATAAATGCAATAAAAACGGTCTTTCTAAAAACTGCCAATCCTTGTTCCCGTTCTCCGCTTTAATGGTATCCTCCGGGCATTGTAAATCCTACCGTAAAAGTTAATGTGGCGGTGAGCGCGGTCCCGATTATCTGGATGTTGGTCCTGTGTCTATACATTTCTTGATCATCTGTCACCAGTTTAAGATCATCTTTCTTCCGTTTGATTATCTGGAATATGAGGCTTGTTCAAAAGTTATCCATGTATTGTATGCTTTAGCTAGAAATAGACACTATCTTATTGTGTAACTACTTActaaatattcaaatttcagCTATTTAAAGTAtcagaaaaattattaattcttAAATATCCTCAGGtagtattaaaaaattaatcgtACATGTACATCATACTAACAAAATGGTTCATCTCCAtcatataaaaatgattatttagaTACATAGTTAAAGCTAATGACAAATTATTTCTTTAGAAAGTCTGCAATATCCATAAACCAATAAGAGTACAATCATTTTAGAAGCATAACAGAAGTCTCAGAAATAAAACAgcataaaaaaaaactagacATCAAAATTGATTTTAGCAATTCATGCAAAAAGAAATTAGTCAGATTCTTTAGCAGGCTCTTCCTTTTTCTCTTCAGCAGGATCAGCACCAGAATCAGCAGTTGCAGCTGGAGCAGCAGCTACTACAAACTTACTAAGATCTGCAAGCACTCCTTCACTTTATCAGCCTGTGGGAATAAGTACTCTGTCTCGAGGGCAATTGCCAATATATTCTTCTAGGCATCCTTGTAAGCTCGACTGGAGTGATAATCTCAATAGTACCCTTATTAATCTTAGTTGGGATATTGAGGACCTGGAAGAAGGATGTCCGAGAGGGATCAAGGCCCGTCTTCCCTGGGAGCACAACAACATCGACAGGAGCAACCAAACCAACATGAGCAGGAGCTCCGACCTTGTACTAATTAGCAACCTCCTCACTCACTTCCTTCAAATCTCCCTTCGTAAAGATCAGCCCAACGTTTTCAACAAGTAGAGGGATGATATTAAGAATTGTAGTAGACGGATAAACTCTTATTGTCAGATTTCCCCAATATCAACTAGTTCATACGATATAATTTCTTGAAGGGCATCAATTCCATGTATTCACAGTAACTCTGCCAGAAGGATATTTATCGGCAAGATATCTTGTGCTCACACCAACTGAGCATCCAACTAGTGGCATCAAACAAATGCTTCAATGACTCTCGTAGGCTGCAGCTCTCATCTTCGCATCTACAAACATCAAAACATTAATCATGT of Daucus carota subsp. sativus chromosome 3, DH1 v3.0, whole genome shotgun sequence contains these proteins:
- the LOC135151603 gene encoding uncharacterized protein LOC135151603, whose translation is MDLDTLYADALAGDAEAIAELEKKADHLSQHDRTILHVESMYGHPERLDTFKQTALHLAADHGHTEVVELLIDAARALSSPLGDDDIHDPVEDFIRRADEKMSTALHLAVKKYKHLSTAKELWKAAKRSACHEDAPYNSFEALFYITDQDGHNVLQLAVMGNNKDAVELILKEDPEYHHKRSNKNSDLKSLAYIAAEKRYKDIVKLVCETYEARNEIGHWGQTTLHAAIIGRDADTALVLLRRNRHLVTWEDHRGWTPLHYAAYYGFDEIILEMLDKQDEVAGYQFVPRENIPPPFFVAVEQGHLSTVQLYMFSHVIGSKSVSADVNFNGQNILHFMASGKNKQMIKYILRFCETSSVENIDILNQKDIHGNTPLHILIIREGCYVPEFIKSVSIDKNATNNDGWTPVDMLYFSKNVTDDQVRYH